TACGCTAACGCTGCCAAAACGGCTGGAATAATGACCCACTACATTGCTGATGTTGCCGTGTTTGGGCACGTTATGGGTGCAAGTACTGATTGGGGCGCCGAAAACAGCAGTACGCACACAAATTATGAAAACTATGTTGACCGCAGAACCGAATCGTACGGCGATGTCGGGTTTGGTCAATACCTTCAGTTTGACGGTGGCTTGGCGACTGTTTCTGCGTATGATGCGGCTTTAGCGGTTGCTTATGATACGACTTTTGGCGGTAGCAGCGGTTTGAATTGCACTTGGATGAATCTCAATTACAACTGGAGCAACCCAACCTATGTTGCTAGGTGCGGGGAATCGTTAAACGTGGCAGTTAACGCTGTGGCTGATGTCCTGCATACGCTTTATCAAGAAGCAACACCCTCGCCTTCTCCGACTCCACTCGTGCCCGAATTCCCTGCGATTTTGGCGGTGACAGTTATGCTGACAATTATGGCAACAACTATTGTTTTCAAGAGAAGCTTAAAACACGAACGCGGCAATTGCGTTTGATTAGGACAGTGCGGTCGCCGGGATTTGAACCCGGGTAGCCAGCTTGGGAAGCTGGAGTCCTACCGAGCTAGACTACGACCGCGTATATGTAGAATTAAAGTTTCTTTGAGCGCGGGTCAATATATTGATTATCTAAGAATATAGAGGGTTTATTATTTTTTTGAATCGTGGTGAGTATTCCGATTTGGTAATACACTTTATATGTAAAGACTCGAATTATTCGGGAGTGAACTGTACAACAAATAGACAGTTGGATACTTGTACAACATATATACAGTTGAGGGAAAGCAAATGAGTGAACACCCTAAAACAGTGTTAATCATTGATGACGACGAAAATATTACTAGAACTTTTGCTAGAATTCTCCAAAAAAACGGCTACCAAACAGACACAGCGCAAACAGGCGCTCAAGCCATTCAAAAAGCCAACGCCAACAAGTACCATGTAGCGTTGATTGATGTCTGCCTCCCAGACATGAACGGCGCTGAACTTTTAGAAAAACTGGATGACCACGGAGAATCAATGGTAAAGATAATAATAACAGGTTTCCCGACGATGGCGCCAAAGAAGGGAATCTCTGCCGACGCTTACCTTCTTAAACCCGTTAAACCTCAACAGCTTCTTGCAACGATAGAGCAAAAAATCAAAAACTAAACCACGACCTGTTTTTAGTAAGAAACAAGCATAATCATTTATTTCTAACCAGCAAAGAATAATACGTTTAGGAGCCAACAGCTTTGCCTAAAAAATACACCTACACAGATGCAGGCGTCAACCGCAAACAACGCGCCGAATCCAAAAAAGCACTAACGACCCTCAAAGAAACGTATCGGCATATCGGCTTTGGCGGCATCATGCACCTCCCATACAGCAACCTCTTCCCCATAAGCGACACCACCTTTCTGGACCTTGAAATCGAAGGGGTCGGCACCAAAGTGTTAGTGGCTGAACTCGCAGGCAAATATGACACAATCGGCATAGACGCCGTGGCAATGGTTGTCAACGACGTAATCCGTTCAGGAGCCAAGCCTCTGGCTTTAGCTGACAACATCCACGCAACCGCAAGCGAACCAAAACTGGTAGATGCATGGCTAAAAGGCATAATAGCTGGCGCAGAGGCATCCGAGTGCCCAGTTGTAAACGGCGAAACAGGTGACGTAGCAGAAATCATCAAAGGCTTAACCCCTAACTCGGGATTTGACATGGTTGTTTCCTGCGTGGGCAAAGTTGAAAAGCAAGAAATTATCACAGGTGAAGGCATCAAACCCGGCGACCCCATCATCGGATTACCCAGTAGCGGCGTGCACAGCAATGGCATCACCTTGGCGCGAAAAATCCTTTTCAAACAGTGGGGCGGAAAATACGACGCCGCCGACATTCCTGAAGCCTTGAACCGTGAAGTGGCGCTGGAAGTCTTGGAGCCAACTAAAATCTACGTCAAGCCACTGCTAAAGTTGGCTCGAGAAGTAAAAATCAAAGCCGCAGTGCACATAACAGGCGACGCCTACACGAAATTCAACAACCTCGCCAAATACTCACCAAACATAGGCTTCAGCTTCAACAACTTCAAGCCCCAACCGATTTTTGGTTTAATCCAAAAAACCGCAACCGAACTAGGCTACACAATAACCGACGAGGAAATGTTCAAGACCTTCAACATGGGCTGGGGCTTCGGCATCATCGTTGACAAGACAGAAATCGACAAAGCCATGAACACGCTCGAACAAGATAGCGCAAACCCAAAGATAATCGGCAAAGTCACAGATAAAGAAAGAGTCGTCGAAATACACCACCAAAACAAACACATGGTTTTAACGTAAGACTCAAAGCTGTCACCAGAACCAAACTACCTTTATAGTGGAGAGAAAAATCCTGGGAGAACTAATCCTCGAACTACTAAAAATAACACGAGTCCCTACCACATCTTTCAATTATTTCTCCAGGAGCCCAAACAGCGACCGCTTGATCAAAAAACGGTTATCAGCTTCCTAGAAAGGAAACACCCTAATTTTATATTTATAACATATAACCAATAAAGACTAGCCCTTTTCACTAAAAAGAAGCTTTAGGCGATTTTTCTAGCTTTAAGAAACCTCGATAAGTCAACAGGATCACAAAGGACTACCAAGTTTTCGTTTCCTACGGATTTACCATATTCAATTAAATCTGAAGTAACCGAATCTGCTAAATTTCTGGCCAGTACTACCAGTACATGCTGTGGATGAGTTCTGTTGTAAGCTTTCATAACTTGATGCGCAATCTTTTCCAAAGTAATTGAACCACCCAAGCTTTTAGAACCTTTAACAACACACGAAAAAGTCGTCGATTTTCCCTTAACAGATACCGAAAAATGTTCGAGATCAGCAACTTCAAGCACTGTATCTTTACCCCTATTTCTGCAATTAGTTGCACTTTTTTCTCTTAGAGAATCGACTAGTGCTTCTTGTATCTTATCCTCTGGCAGAGTTGCCAAGTTTGCGATAGCCTTCTTACCTTCAGCAATCGTTACTGATGTTGTCTCTGGGAAGATGTCTGAAAATGTTAGCGGTCCAACCTCCCGGTGTTCCGACAACAGATCAATTATATCGTCGAGGGGTAGGACTCTGATGAGTGTATCTGCATCAATTGTGTTTAAGTTAAAAAAGTGGTTCTCAAAGGCCTTAATTGTATCGACCAGTTCTTTTTTGGATGTCGGATTATGTTTTATTATATACCGCGCTAATTTTGCGCTAAAATTATCATAATCCTTCCAACCGTGCGATAGAACGGGATTAAGGATTCTGTTCGTTACCGCTATTTCTAGTCGAGGATTCATCTTCAGAGGCCTTAGTTGGTTCCGTTATTGAAAAGTTCGTTCGAACATAATCATCTATTCTTAATGTCTTAACCCATTGGTGCTTTGCGTATACTGGGCTACCGCCTTTAGTTTCTTCGAGAGGGTATATCAAACCATTTTTCTCTAAATGATCAATTGCACGCCAAACCGTTGGTTGCTTTCCACCCACTTTTTCTTGGATTTCTTTTCGACTTTTTATCCCATCAACCTCTAGAAAGACCCTGATCCTTGTAGGGTTCCCTGCAAGGGCGTCACGTACTAGTTGTACATACTTTTCACGGTTTAAATGTACACTAACTTCCTGCGCTTGTTTGAGTTCTCGGACATCTCTTTTTATGTTAACAATTTCTCTGGCTGTATCAACTGTTTCAGGCATTTAATCACCCTTTAGAATATTTGCTCATGAACTTGTTTACCATTTTTTTGTACAGTTTTAATCAACCCTTCTCGTCGAAGGATGCTAATATATGACCCAACGTATTCAGGTGGCTTCTTGAGAATTTGTGTTAGATCTTGAGTGGTTCTTGTTCCATCACATAAATCGTAGATTTGTGATTTAACTGTTCCTTCCTTC
The sequence above is drawn from the Candidatus Bathyarchaeota archaeon genome and encodes:
- a CDS encoding response regulator, with translation MSEHPKTVLIIDDDENITRTFARILQKNGYQTDTAQTGAQAIQKANANKYHVALIDVCLPDMNGAELLEKLDDHGESMVKIIITGFPTMAPKKGISADAYLLKPVKPQQLLATIEQKIKN
- a CDS encoding zinc dependent phospholipase C family protein — translated: MRLTKPVILLTLCIAVLLLGGEQALCWSNGGYSADPNAPVYGTHDWIAEHALDFLPAQEKQYIVDNLAVYLYGTELPDNNQAPDGIGDTTKHHIYYSASGALVDNASAHRASMLYASALSFLQAQDYANAAKTAGIMTHYIADVAVFGHVMGASTDWGAENSSTHTNYENYVDRRTESYGDVGFGQYLQFDGGLATVSAYDAALAVAYDTTFGGSSGLNCTWMNLNYNWSNPTYVARCGESLNVAVNAVADVLHTLYQEATPSPSPTPLVPEFPAILAVTVMLTIMATTIVFKRSLKHERGNCV
- the purM gene encoding phosphoribosylformylglycinamidine cyclo-ligase, which produces MPKKYTYTDAGVNRKQRAESKKALTTLKETYRHIGFGGIMHLPYSNLFPISDTTFLDLEIEGVGTKVLVAELAGKYDTIGIDAVAMVVNDVIRSGAKPLALADNIHATASEPKLVDAWLKGIIAGAEASECPVVNGETGDVAEIIKGLTPNSGFDMVVSCVGKVEKQEIITGEGIKPGDPIIGLPSSGVHSNGITLARKILFKQWGGKYDAADIPEALNREVALEVLEPTKIYVKPLLKLAREVKIKAAVHITGDAYTKFNNLAKYSPNIGFSFNNFKPQPIFGLIQKTATELGYTITDEEMFKTFNMGWGFGIIVDKTEIDKAMNTLEQDSANPKIIGKVTDKERVVEIHHQNKHMVLT